In the genome of Xanthocytophaga agilis, one region contains:
- the bla gene encoding class A beta-lactamase, subclass A2: MFFVYMNYLQTTTFRLVTIFLLCSTVGFSQSITRKEVEGKIASLIRSSHSDVGVAVLDLDSGEKMGFNDKKHYPMQSVFKFHLGLAVLKKVDEGVLSLVQIIDVKKEKLDTNTWSPMIKDYPNQDLHVSIKDLLRYTVEQSDNNACDILFELVGGPAKVNAYIHSTGVQDIQISATEGEMKKAWSVQFTNWSTPIAAVQLLEKFYKGNLLKKVQHDFLWELLVRSIRSERLQAALPKDAVVGHKSGTSGRNAQGVRAAFNDIGIVNLSNGKHFAIALFVSDTKESDEATIQLMKDITKVVWEYYK, encoded by the coding sequence ATGTTTTTTGTCTATATGAACTACCTTCAAACCACTACATTTCGTCTCGTTACTATTTTCCTTCTTTGCTCAACAGTGGGGTTTAGCCAATCAATTACCAGAAAAGAAGTTGAGGGCAAAATTGCCAGTCTCATTCGTTCTTCTCACTCTGATGTAGGGGTTGCTGTGCTGGATCTGGATTCCGGAGAAAAGATGGGATTCAATGATAAAAAACATTACCCTATGCAGAGTGTCTTTAAATTTCACCTGGGATTAGCTGTATTGAAAAAGGTAGATGAAGGTGTTTTGTCATTGGTCCAGATAATTGATGTGAAAAAAGAAAAGCTGGATACAAATACCTGGAGTCCGATGATAAAAGATTATCCCAATCAGGATCTGCATGTTTCGATAAAGGATCTACTCAGATACACCGTAGAACAAAGCGATAACAATGCCTGTGATATCTTATTTGAACTAGTGGGTGGACCTGCAAAAGTCAATGCTTATATCCATAGCACAGGAGTACAGGATATTCAGATCTCTGCTACAGAAGGTGAGATGAAAAAGGCATGGTCTGTTCAGTTTACCAACTGGTCTACACCAATAGCTGCTGTTCAGCTACTTGAAAAATTCTATAAGGGAAACCTCCTCAAGAAAGTGCAGCATGACTTTTTATGGGAACTGCTGGTACGTTCGATACGATCTGAACGCCTTCAGGCCGCCTTACCAAAGGATGCAGTAGTAGGACATAAATCTGGTACTTCAGGCCGGAATGCACAAGGTGTGCGGGCTGCTTTTAATGACATTGGTATTGTGAACTTGTCTAATGGAAAACATTTTGCTATTGCTTTGTTTGTATCAGATACTAAAGAAAGTGATGAAGCTACAATACAACTTATGAAAGATATAACAAAAGTTGTATGGGAATATTATAAATGA